One genomic region from Candidatus Hydrogenedentota bacterium encodes:
- a CDS encoding DUF2961 domain-containing protein yields MRTLVSPGVWMFGVLALAVLAVSSLADLVSEPYRLDTGLETRSISFENPTGAPGQGGQAASKLGPTRKGAPNRAFKAGETVQLADIEGPGTIRHIWMTISDRKPETFRSFVMRAYWDGQEHPSIECPLGDFFGFAHGKVESYQSAAHSLGQNAGMNIWLPMPFKKRAYVTLTNETGGDVTIYYQIDYTIGDVHPDDVGRLHVLFRRENPTTLKQDFELLPKRVGKGRYIGSLVGVRALHDNWWGEGEIKVYKDGDEAFPTICGTGSEDWVCLSYGLQQTPFLYHGANLCQGRFNSFYRWYLPDPVYWEKEARITIQQIAWDEGLAEVQDDWCAATFWYEPMPSAPLPAMPSLEARTAELWKE; encoded by the coding sequence GTGCGTACTCTAGTCAGTCCGGGCGTGTGGATGTTTGGGGTTTTGGCCTTGGCGGTTCTGGCGGTTTCTTCGTTGGCGGACCTTGTTTCGGAACCGTACCGGCTCGATACGGGGCTCGAGACGCGGTCGATTTCGTTTGAGAATCCAACGGGGGCGCCGGGCCAGGGCGGTCAGGCCGCCAGTAAACTGGGCCCGACTCGAAAGGGCGCTCCGAACCGCGCTTTCAAGGCGGGCGAAACGGTCCAGTTGGCCGATATCGAAGGGCCGGGCACGATTCGGCACATCTGGATGACGATTTCGGACCGTAAACCGGAGACGTTTCGCAGTTTTGTGATGCGGGCGTATTGGGACGGACAGGAGCACCCGAGCATCGAGTGCCCTTTGGGCGATTTCTTCGGGTTTGCTCACGGTAAGGTGGAGTCGTATCAATCGGCAGCGCATTCGCTGGGCCAGAACGCGGGCATGAACATCTGGCTGCCGATGCCGTTCAAGAAGCGCGCCTACGTCACGCTGACCAACGAGACCGGCGGCGATGTCACTATCTACTACCAGATTGATTATACGATCGGCGATGTGCATCCCGATGATGTGGGCAGGTTGCACGTGCTTTTCCGCCGTGAGAATCCCACAACGCTGAAACAGGACTTCGAACTGCTGCCGAAACGCGTGGGGAAAGGGCGGTATATCGGGTCGCTTGTGGGGGTGCGCGCGCTTCACGACAACTGGTGGGGCGAAGGCGAGATCAAGGTGTACAAGGATGGCGATGAGGCGTTTCCGACCATATGCGGTACGGGGAGCGAGGACTGGGTCTGTTTATCATACGGTCTTCAGCAGACGCCGTTCCTGTATCACGGGGCCAACTTGTGCCAGGGCCGGTTCAATTCGTTTTACCGCTGGTACCTTCCCGATCCCGTCTACTGGGAAAAGGAGGCTCGCATCACCATCCAGCAGATCGCCTGGGACGAGGGTCTGGCGGAAGTCCAGGACGATTGGTGCGCGGCGACATTCTGGTACGAGCCCATGCCGAGCGCTCCGTTGCCGGCGATGCCCAGTCTCGAGGCGCGCACGGCGGAGTTGTGGAAAGAGTAG